A region of Solanum dulcamara chromosome 7, daSolDulc1.2, whole genome shotgun sequence DNA encodes the following proteins:
- the LOC129894690 gene encoding uncharacterized protein LOC129894690, whose translation MEKVKIIQQRLKNAQSRQKSYTNVRRIDLEFEIMKKVGNISYELELPPELDIVHLVFNISMFKKCLGVPSLIVSTKSSEVKESFTYEEIPVQILYCLIRKLRTKEVTSAKVLWRNQFVEEATWEAEEDIKARYPNLFIPSNNDDDVFEFLFYILTLSEFPSWPSFKDE comes from the exons atggagaaggtcaAGATTATTCAACAAAGGTTGAAGAATGCCCAAAGTCGACAGAAATCTTATACTAATGTTAGAAGAATAGACTTGGAATTTGAG ATTATGAAGAAAGTGGGTAATATATCCTATGAGTTGGAGCTACCGCCAGAGTTAGATATTGTCCACCTAGTGTTTAATATCTCCATgtttaagaagtgtttgggagttCCTTCACTCATTGTGTCAACTAAAAGTAGTGAGGTGAAAGAAAGTTTtacttatgaggagattccagttcagattCTTTATTGTCTTATTCGCAAGTTGAGAACCAAAGAGGTCACTTCTGCCAAAGTTCTATGGCGAAACCAGTTTGTGGAggaagctacatgggaagctgaagaggatataAAGGCTAGATACCCTAATCTATTCATTCCTtctaataatgatgatgacg TATTTGAGTTCTTATTTTACATTCTTACCTTGAGTGAGTTCCCATCTTGGCcttcattcaaggatgaatga